A genomic region of Vigna radiata var. radiata cultivar VC1973A unplaced genomic scaffold, Vradiata_ver6 scaffold_239, whole genome shotgun sequence contains the following coding sequences:
- the LOC106779069 gene encoding zinc finger HIT domain-containing protein 2 isoform X2 has protein sequence MADNIVTSAKSSTPSPNPIRIICHVCQKQFSQYTCPRCNSRYCSLQCYKSHSLRCTESFMKENVVQELQQMQPDEQTKTKMLDILKRFHSEEEMDEDYSTLSEETMEKLLSGQEISFDDLSLEEKKQFHRAIAYGELSKMIKPWDPWWSKPSARKIRLSSEGTQLVQLLPEKELPDDIGAEEFSEVPTGPETPLPPLSSLSSREPSPLLTVHLVDILYSYCFTLRLYNGDWRSDALGSVTVVLSLSSVLGQGAQPETVLEALSHFLEQVCCPAYRHVGGLQFGLSVIDDVISLLSLGTSALVCALCDMHRLIQEGEKEARSERPRKSRRDGIRRAIKLAERKIYFIMCWVHEQPEEAWSSLAAIVRAEKASAMEFQSSNKSEKLNNKAEAKGKRLIEEI, from the exons ATGGCTGATAATATTGTTACTTctgccaaatcttctactcCTTCGCCGAACCCTATTCGGATAATCTGCCACGT ATGCCAGAAGCAGTTTTCTCAGTACACGTGTCCTCGATGCAATTCACGATACTGCTCCCTCCAATGTTACAAA TCTCATAGTCTCCGTTGCACTGAATCCTTCATGAAAGAAAATGTAGTTCAAGAGCTTCAGCAAATGCAGCCTGATGAACAGACCAAAACCAAGATGTTGGACATACTGAAAAGATTTCATTCGGAAGAGGAAATGGATGAGGATT ATTCAACTTTATCCGAGGAGACAATGGAAAAACTTTTGTCTG GACAAGAAATCAGCTTTGATGATTTATCTCTTGAAGAAAAGAAACAGTTTCATAGAGCAATTGCTTATGGGGAATTGAGCAAGATGATTAAACCATGGGATCCATGGTGGTCAAAGCCTTCTGCCAGAAAAATCCGTCTCAGTAGTGAAGGAACTCAGCTCGTTCAACTACTTCCTGAGAAGGAATTGCCAGATGATATTGGAGCTGAAGAATTCAGTGAAGTTCCTACCGGGCCTGAAACCCCGCTTCCTCCTCTAAGCAGTCTTAGTTCTAGGGAGCCATCGCCCCTTTTGACTGTTCACCTAGTTGATATTCTATACAGCTACTGTTTCACCCTTCGTCTCTACAATGGAGATTGGAGGTCAGATGCCCTTGGGTCAGTCACAGTTGTATTGAGTCTGTCCTCGGTGTTGGGTCAAGGTGCTCAGCCAGAGACAGTGCTAGAAGCCCTTTCTCATTTCTTGGAGCAGGTATGCTGTCCAGCTTACAGACACGTGGGAGGATTGCAATTTGGTTTGAGTGTCATTGATGATGTAATCAGTCTACTTAGTTTGGGAACTTCTGCTTTGGTATGTGCCCTTTGTGATATGCATCGGTTGATTCAAGAAGGGGAAAAAGAGGCCAGATCAGAAAGGCCAAGAAAGTCACGGAGGGATGGGATTCGAAGGGCTATAAAGCTAGCAGAAAGGAAGATATATTTCATCATGTGTTGGGTTCATGAGCAGCCAGAGGAAGCCTGGTCTTCTTTAGCTGCCATTGTAAGAGCAGAAAAGGCATCAGCCATGGAATTTCAGTCGAGCAATAAAAGTGAAAAGTTGAACAATAAAGCAGAGGCCAAAGGCAAACGTTTAATTGAGGagatttaa
- the LOC106779069 gene encoding zinc finger HIT domain-containing protein 2 isoform X3 produces the protein MLLVVVISCISLRCIQLKILQNWLEAFADSTLSEETMEKLLSGQEISFDDLSLEEKKQFHRAIAYGELSKMIKPWDPWWSKPSARKIRLSSEGTQLVQLLPEKELPDDIGAEEFSEVPTGPETPLPPLSSLSSREPSPLLTVHLVDILYSYCFTLRLYNGDWRSDALGSVTVVLSLSSVLGQGAQPETVLEALSHFLEQVCCPAYRHVGGLQFGLSVIDDVISLLSLGTSALVCALCDMHRLIQEGEKEARSERPRKSRRDGIRRAIKLAERKIYFIMCWVHEQPEEAWSSLAAIVRAEKASAMEFQSSNKSEKLNNKAEAKGKRLIEEI, from the exons ATGTTACTGGTTGTTGTAATCAGCTGTATTAGTCTGAGATGCATTCAATTGAAGATACTTCAAAATTGGTTGGAAG CTTTTGCAGATTCAACTTTATCCGAGGAGACAATGGAAAAACTTTTGTCTG GACAAGAAATCAGCTTTGATGATTTATCTCTTGAAGAAAAGAAACAGTTTCATAGAGCAATTGCTTATGGGGAATTGAGCAAGATGATTAAACCATGGGATCCATGGTGGTCAAAGCCTTCTGCCAGAAAAATCCGTCTCAGTAGTGAAGGAACTCAGCTCGTTCAACTACTTCCTGAGAAGGAATTGCCAGATGATATTGGAGCTGAAGAATTCAGTGAAGTTCCTACCGGGCCTGAAACCCCGCTTCCTCCTCTAAGCAGTCTTAGTTCTAGGGAGCCATCGCCCCTTTTGACTGTTCACCTAGTTGATATTCTATACAGCTACTGTTTCACCCTTCGTCTCTACAATGGAGATTGGAGGTCAGATGCCCTTGGGTCAGTCACAGTTGTATTGAGTCTGTCCTCGGTGTTGGGTCAAGGTGCTCAGCCAGAGACAGTGCTAGAAGCCCTTTCTCATTTCTTGGAGCAGGTATGCTGTCCAGCTTACAGACACGTGGGAGGATTGCAATTTGGTTTGAGTGTCATTGATGATGTAATCAGTCTACTTAGTTTGGGAACTTCTGCTTTGGTATGTGCCCTTTGTGATATGCATCGGTTGATTCAAGAAGGGGAAAAAGAGGCCAGATCAGAAAGGCCAAGAAAGTCACGGAGGGATGGGATTCGAAGGGCTATAAAGCTAGCAGAAAGGAAGATATATTTCATCATGTGTTGGGTTCATGAGCAGCCAGAGGAAGCCTGGTCTTCTTTAGCTGCCATTGTAAGAGCAGAAAAGGCATCAGCCATGGAATTTCAGTCGAGCAATAAAAGTGAAAAGTTGAACAATAAAGCAGAGGCCAAAGGCAAACGTTTAATTGAGGagatttaa
- the LOC106779069 gene encoding zinc finger HIT domain-containing protein 2 isoform X4, translating to MLLVVVISCISLRCIQLKILQNWLEDSTLSEETMEKLLSGQEISFDDLSLEEKKQFHRAIAYGELSKMIKPWDPWWSKPSARKIRLSSEGTQLVQLLPEKELPDDIGAEEFSEVPTGPETPLPPLSSLSSREPSPLLTVHLVDILYSYCFTLRLYNGDWRSDALGSVTVVLSLSSVLGQGAQPETVLEALSHFLEQVCCPAYRHVGGLQFGLSVIDDVISLLSLGTSALVCALCDMHRLIQEGEKEARSERPRKSRRDGIRRAIKLAERKIYFIMCWVHEQPEEAWSSLAAIVRAEKASAMEFQSSNKSEKLNNKAEAKGKRLIEEI from the exons ATGTTACTGGTTGTTGTAATCAGCTGTATTAGTCTGAGATGCATTCAATTGAAGATACTTCAAAATTGGTTGGAAG ATTCAACTTTATCCGAGGAGACAATGGAAAAACTTTTGTCTG GACAAGAAATCAGCTTTGATGATTTATCTCTTGAAGAAAAGAAACAGTTTCATAGAGCAATTGCTTATGGGGAATTGAGCAAGATGATTAAACCATGGGATCCATGGTGGTCAAAGCCTTCTGCCAGAAAAATCCGTCTCAGTAGTGAAGGAACTCAGCTCGTTCAACTACTTCCTGAGAAGGAATTGCCAGATGATATTGGAGCTGAAGAATTCAGTGAAGTTCCTACCGGGCCTGAAACCCCGCTTCCTCCTCTAAGCAGTCTTAGTTCTAGGGAGCCATCGCCCCTTTTGACTGTTCACCTAGTTGATATTCTATACAGCTACTGTTTCACCCTTCGTCTCTACAATGGAGATTGGAGGTCAGATGCCCTTGGGTCAGTCACAGTTGTATTGAGTCTGTCCTCGGTGTTGGGTCAAGGTGCTCAGCCAGAGACAGTGCTAGAAGCCCTTTCTCATTTCTTGGAGCAGGTATGCTGTCCAGCTTACAGACACGTGGGAGGATTGCAATTTGGTTTGAGTGTCATTGATGATGTAATCAGTCTACTTAGTTTGGGAACTTCTGCTTTGGTATGTGCCCTTTGTGATATGCATCGGTTGATTCAAGAAGGGGAAAAAGAGGCCAGATCAGAAAGGCCAAGAAAGTCACGGAGGGATGGGATTCGAAGGGCTATAAAGCTAGCAGAAAGGAAGATATATTTCATCATGTGTTGGGTTCATGAGCAGCCAGAGGAAGCCTGGTCTTCTTTAGCTGCCATTGTAAGAGCAGAAAAGGCATCAGCCATGGAATTTCAGTCGAGCAATAAAAGTGAAAAGTTGAACAATAAAGCAGAGGCCAAAGGCAAACGTTTAATTGAGGagatttaa
- the LOC106779069 gene encoding zinc finger HIT domain-containing protein 2 isoform X1: MADNIVTSAKSSTPSPNPIRIICHVCQKQFSQYTCPRCNSRYCSLQCYKSHSLRCTESFMKENVVQELQQMQPDEQTKTKMLDILKRFHSEEEMDEDSFADSTLSEETMEKLLSGQEISFDDLSLEEKKQFHRAIAYGELSKMIKPWDPWWSKPSARKIRLSSEGTQLVQLLPEKELPDDIGAEEFSEVPTGPETPLPPLSSLSSREPSPLLTVHLVDILYSYCFTLRLYNGDWRSDALGSVTVVLSLSSVLGQGAQPETVLEALSHFLEQVCCPAYRHVGGLQFGLSVIDDVISLLSLGTSALVCALCDMHRLIQEGEKEARSERPRKSRRDGIRRAIKLAERKIYFIMCWVHEQPEEAWSSLAAIVRAEKASAMEFQSSNKSEKLNNKAEAKGKRLIEEI; encoded by the exons ATGGCTGATAATATTGTTACTTctgccaaatcttctactcCTTCGCCGAACCCTATTCGGATAATCTGCCACGT ATGCCAGAAGCAGTTTTCTCAGTACACGTGTCCTCGATGCAATTCACGATACTGCTCCCTCCAATGTTACAAA TCTCATAGTCTCCGTTGCACTGAATCCTTCATGAAAGAAAATGTAGTTCAAGAGCTTCAGCAAATGCAGCCTGATGAACAGACCAAAACCAAGATGTTGGACATACTGAAAAGATTTCATTCGGAAGAGGAAATGGATGAGGATT CTTTTGCAGATTCAACTTTATCCGAGGAGACAATGGAAAAACTTTTGTCTG GACAAGAAATCAGCTTTGATGATTTATCTCTTGAAGAAAAGAAACAGTTTCATAGAGCAATTGCTTATGGGGAATTGAGCAAGATGATTAAACCATGGGATCCATGGTGGTCAAAGCCTTCTGCCAGAAAAATCCGTCTCAGTAGTGAAGGAACTCAGCTCGTTCAACTACTTCCTGAGAAGGAATTGCCAGATGATATTGGAGCTGAAGAATTCAGTGAAGTTCCTACCGGGCCTGAAACCCCGCTTCCTCCTCTAAGCAGTCTTAGTTCTAGGGAGCCATCGCCCCTTTTGACTGTTCACCTAGTTGATATTCTATACAGCTACTGTTTCACCCTTCGTCTCTACAATGGAGATTGGAGGTCAGATGCCCTTGGGTCAGTCACAGTTGTATTGAGTCTGTCCTCGGTGTTGGGTCAAGGTGCTCAGCCAGAGACAGTGCTAGAAGCCCTTTCTCATTTCTTGGAGCAGGTATGCTGTCCAGCTTACAGACACGTGGGAGGATTGCAATTTGGTTTGAGTGTCATTGATGATGTAATCAGTCTACTTAGTTTGGGAACTTCTGCTTTGGTATGTGCCCTTTGTGATATGCATCGGTTGATTCAAGAAGGGGAAAAAGAGGCCAGATCAGAAAGGCCAAGAAAGTCACGGAGGGATGGGATTCGAAGGGCTATAAAGCTAGCAGAAAGGAAGATATATTTCATCATGTGTTGGGTTCATGAGCAGCCAGAGGAAGCCTGGTCTTCTTTAGCTGCCATTGTAAGAGCAGAAAAGGCATCAGCCATGGAATTTCAGTCGAGCAATAAAAGTGAAAAGTTGAACAATAAAGCAGAGGCCAAAGGCAAACGTTTAATTGAGGagatttaa